In a genomic window of Prosthecobacter algae:
- a CDS encoding leucine-rich repeat domain-containing protein produces MTDPSMTPEARGAYAEARRRMEVCRAQGERGTHLNLDSLGLTELPPEIGQLTALKFFSANGNRLTCLPPEIGLLTDLEVVFLLKNRLTTLPAEIGRLTKLEQLYLGENALTELPPEIGQLTRLWRLHLWGNQLTRLPPEIGHLKRLMELSLNDNPLTGLPEELWGLTSLRTLFLDNLGLDRLPLEIGNLTSLVKLYLKGNRLTSLPAELGLLPELRTLVLTGNPLISLPEYLRELPGLQL; encoded by the coding sequence ATGACTGATCCATCCATGACACCTGAGGCGCGGGGGGCGTATGCGGAAGCGAGGCGGCGGATGGAGGTCTGCCGGGCGCAGGGGGAGCGGGGGACGCACCTGAACCTCGACTCGCTGGGGCTCACGGAGTTGCCGCCGGAGATCGGCCAGCTCACGGCGCTGAAGTTTTTTTCGGCGAACGGAAACCGCCTCACCTGCCTGCCGCCAGAGATCGGCCTGCTCACAGACCTGGAGGTGGTCTTCTTGCTGAAGAATCGGCTGACCACGCTGCCAGCAGAGATCGGGCGGCTGACGAAGCTGGAGCAGCTCTACCTGGGCGAGAATGCGCTGACGGAGCTCCCGCCTGAGATAGGCCAGCTCACGCGCCTGTGGCGGCTGCACCTGTGGGGAAATCAGCTCACCCGGCTGCCGCCCGAGATCGGCCACCTGAAGCGGTTGATGGAGCTGAGCCTCAATGACAATCCCCTGACCGGCCTGCCGGAGGAACTCTGGGGACTCACCAGCCTGCGCACCCTGTTTCTGGACAACCTTGGCCTGGACCGCCTGCCGCTTGAGATTGGCAATCTGACCTCGCTGGTGAAGCTGTACCTGAAGGGCAATCGGCTGACCTCCCTGCCAGCGGAGCTGGGCCTGCTGCCTGAGCTGCGGACTCTCGTCCTCACCGGCAACCCGCTGATCTCTCTGCCCGAGTATCTGCGCGAGCTACCCGGCCTGCAACTTTAG